From the Oncorhynchus nerka isolate Pitt River linkage group LG28, Oner_Uvic_2.0, whole genome shotgun sequence genome, one window contains:
- the LOC115113721 gene encoding caprin-1-like isoform X4, with protein sequence MPSATVGNNAVQSSSPELGSGTQSEAMKQVLQVIDKKVRNMEKKKGKLDDYQAKKNKGERLNQDQLDALTKFQEVTNNLDFARELQKSFLSLGQEIQKAVKKSARREQLQREETEQRRLKTVLELQFLLDRLGDEQTRQDLKQPAAGSPLLTDADLTALDNFYKLVGPERDHDVRLTDQYDEASLHLWELLEGRDQAVAGTTYKALKETLDKVLLSGYFDRAQTHQNGTCEEEEQEEEEEQQQSVVHESSGSREQPAEPERTFTQEYTEAIEVEATEFVNRQFIPETTYSSTGNDQVEEWTAEVQVVNALQHQSPPQMTPEPHTVNPVSHTPDPVVRKQVVQDLMAQLQGTYNFMQDSMLEFDGHALDPAIVLAQPMKSAQSVVLQHMGVIRFREWGGVPNKLAVHSESRLSQSSSVPESTHVPMVSSTSDGYSSTAPLYQPSHTAEPRPQTDGTDHIQVFNLNAPVPPTNEADSLKQNQFPSGYGQGFSSQAEHSVEEPDIQQDTLQSAVGGFHTQDQVMSVAAGHQVQSSQGPGIGRQGQSFYNSRGGVSRGGPRNPRGMINGYRGSSNGFRGGYDGYRPPFSNTPNNGYGQQAQFSTASRDYPNSTYQREGYQPGYKRGAVQGPRGCSRGRGGLFKPSRGMVTQMVGHQAN encoded by the exons ATGCCTTCAGCAACAGTTGGCAACAATGCTGTTCAGTCCTCTAGCCCAGAGTTGGGTTCTGGAACCCAGTCTGAGGCCATGAAGCAGGTCCTGCAGGTGATAGACAAGAAGGTCCGCAACATGGAAAAGAAAAAG GGCAAGCTGGATGACTACCAGGCCAAGAAGAATAAAGGAGAACGGTTGAACCAGGATCAGCTG GATGCCTTGACCAAGTTCCAGGAAGTAACCAACAACCTGGATTTTGCAAGGGAGTTGCAGAAGAGCTTCCTGTCTTTGGGGCAAGAG ATCCAGAAGGCAGTGAAGAAGTCTGCCCGGAGGGAGCAGCTACAGCGGGAGGAGACGGAGCAGAGGCGTCTGAAGACTGTTCTGGAGCTGCAGTTCCTGCTTGACCGGCTGGGGGATGAGCAGACGAGGCAGGACCTGAAACAGCCCGCTGCAGGCTCCCCCCTGCTCACCGATGCTGACCTCACCGCACTGGACAATTTCTACAAGCTGGTGGGCCCTGAACGGGACCATGACGTCCG GTTGACTGACCAGTATGATGAGGCCTCCCTACACCTATGGGAACTGCtagagggcagagaccaggctgtgGCAGGAACCACAT ACAAGGCACTGAAGGAGACCCTGGACAAGGTGCTGCTGAGTGGCTATTTTGACAGAGCACAAACGCATCAGAACGGCACGTGTGAAGAAGAGGagcaagaagaagaggaggagcagCAGCAGTCTGTGGTGCATGAGTCATCTGGGAGCAGGGAGCAGCCCGCAGAACCAG AGCGAACATTTACGCAAGAATACACAGAGGCCATTGAAGTAGAAGCCACAGAG TTTGTAAACAGACAGTTCATTCCAGAAACCACATACAGCAGCACTGGCAATGACCAAGTAGAGGAGTGGACAGCAGAGGTCCAG GTGGTCAATGCCCTCCAGCACCAGTCTCCTCCCCAGATGACCCCCGAGCCCCACACTGTGAACCCAGTCTCCCACACGCCTGACCCCGTGGTCCGGAAGCAGGTCGTACAGGACCTCATGGCCCAGTTGCAGGGGACCTATAACTTCATGCAG GACTCCATGTTGGAGTTTGATGGCCATGCCCTGGACCCAGCCATCGTGTTGGCCCAGCCCATGAAGTCTGCACAGAGCGTGGTCCTGCAGCACATGG GAGTGATTCGTTTTCGGgaatggggtggtgtacctaataaactggccg TTCATTCAGAATCAAGACTTTCTCAATCAAGCTCAGTTCCTGAATCTACACAC GTCCCCATGGTCTCCTCCACATCTGATGGCTACTCCTCCACAGCTCCCCTCTACCAGCCCTCCCACACAGCAGAGCCCCGGCCACAGACAGACGGCACCGACCACATCCAG GTGTTCAACCTGAACGCCCCCGTGCCCCCCACTAACGAAGCAGACAGTCTGAAGCAGAACCAGTTCCCCAGCGGCTACGGCCAGGGCTTCAGCAGCCAGGCGGAGCACTCCGTGGAGGAGCCTGACATCCAGCAGGACACTCTACAGTCCg CTGTAGGAGGCTTCCACACCCAAGATCAAGTGATGTCAGTGGCAGCGGGCCACCAGGTGCAGTCGTCCCAGGGGCCAGGCATTGGGCGGCAAGGCCAGTCCTTCTATAACAGCAGGGGGGGCGTGTCTCGCGGAGGCCCTAGGAACCCACGGGGCATGATCAATGGATACCGAGGATCCTCTAACGGCTTCAGAG GAGGATATGATGGCTATCGCCCTCCCTTCTCGAACACTCCAAACAATGGTTATGGGCAACAGGCCCAGTTCAGCACGGCGTCCCGGGACTACCCCAACAGCACCTACCAGCGG GAGGGATATCAGCCAGGCTACAAGCGGGGAGCAGTCCAGGGACCTCGGGGTTGCTCTCGAG GCCGGGGGGGACTGTTCAAGCCCAGCCGAGGGATGGTGACCCAAATGGTAGGACATCAAGCCAATTAG
- the LOC115113721 gene encoding caprin-1-like isoform X1, producing MPSATVGNNAVQSSSPELGSGTQSEAMKQVLQVIDKKVRNMEKKKGKLDDYQAKKNKGERLNQDQLDALTKFQEVTNNLDFARELQKSFLSLGQEIQKAVKKSARREQLQREETEQRRLKTVLELQFLLDRLGDEQTRQDLKQPAAGSPLLTDADLTALDNFYKLVGPERDHDVRLTDQYDEASLHLWELLEGRDQAVAGTTYKALKETLDKVLLSGYFDRAQTHQNGTCEEEEQEEEEEQQQSVVHESSGSREQPAEPERTFTQEYTEAIEVEATEFVNRQFIPETTYSSTGNDQVEEWTAEVQVVNALQHQSPPQMTPEPHTVNPVSHTPDPVVRKQVVQDLMAQLQGTYNFMQDSMLEFDGHALDPAIVLAQPMKSAQSVVLQHMGVIRFREWGGVPNKLAVHSESRLSQSSSVPESTHVPMVSSTSDGYSSTAPLYQPSHTAEPRPQTDGTDHIQASMSLSSEQSPAPSSLPSAFPPVSTPHSGGINVNAAPFQSMQAVFNLNAPVPPTNEADSLKQNQFPSGYGQGFSSQAEHSVEEPDIQQDTLQSAVGGFHTQDQVMSVAAGHQVQSSQGPGIGRQGQSFYNSRGGVSRGGPRNPRGMINGYRGSSNGFRGGYDGYRPPFSNTPNNGYGQQAQFSTASRDYPNSTYQREGYQPGYKRGAVQGPRGCSRGRGGLFKPSRGMVTQMVGHQAN from the exons ATGCCTTCAGCAACAGTTGGCAACAATGCTGTTCAGTCCTCTAGCCCAGAGTTGGGTTCTGGAACCCAGTCTGAGGCCATGAAGCAGGTCCTGCAGGTGATAGACAAGAAGGTCCGCAACATGGAAAAGAAAAAG GGCAAGCTGGATGACTACCAGGCCAAGAAGAATAAAGGAGAACGGTTGAACCAGGATCAGCTG GATGCCTTGACCAAGTTCCAGGAAGTAACCAACAACCTGGATTTTGCAAGGGAGTTGCAGAAGAGCTTCCTGTCTTTGGGGCAAGAG ATCCAGAAGGCAGTGAAGAAGTCTGCCCGGAGGGAGCAGCTACAGCGGGAGGAGACGGAGCAGAGGCGTCTGAAGACTGTTCTGGAGCTGCAGTTCCTGCTTGACCGGCTGGGGGATGAGCAGACGAGGCAGGACCTGAAACAGCCCGCTGCAGGCTCCCCCCTGCTCACCGATGCTGACCTCACCGCACTGGACAATTTCTACAAGCTGGTGGGCCCTGAACGGGACCATGACGTCCG GTTGACTGACCAGTATGATGAGGCCTCCCTACACCTATGGGAACTGCtagagggcagagaccaggctgtgGCAGGAACCACAT ACAAGGCACTGAAGGAGACCCTGGACAAGGTGCTGCTGAGTGGCTATTTTGACAGAGCACAAACGCATCAGAACGGCACGTGTGAAGAAGAGGagcaagaagaagaggaggagcagCAGCAGTCTGTGGTGCATGAGTCATCTGGGAGCAGGGAGCAGCCCGCAGAACCAG AGCGAACATTTACGCAAGAATACACAGAGGCCATTGAAGTAGAAGCCACAGAG TTTGTAAACAGACAGTTCATTCCAGAAACCACATACAGCAGCACTGGCAATGACCAAGTAGAGGAGTGGACAGCAGAGGTCCAG GTGGTCAATGCCCTCCAGCACCAGTCTCCTCCCCAGATGACCCCCGAGCCCCACACTGTGAACCCAGTCTCCCACACGCCTGACCCCGTGGTCCGGAAGCAGGTCGTACAGGACCTCATGGCCCAGTTGCAGGGGACCTATAACTTCATGCAG GACTCCATGTTGGAGTTTGATGGCCATGCCCTGGACCCAGCCATCGTGTTGGCCCAGCCCATGAAGTCTGCACAGAGCGTGGTCCTGCAGCACATGG GAGTGATTCGTTTTCGGgaatggggtggtgtacctaataaactggccg TTCATTCAGAATCAAGACTTTCTCAATCAAGCTCAGTTCCTGAATCTACACAC GTCCCCATGGTCTCCTCCACATCTGATGGCTACTCCTCCACAGCTCCCCTCTACCAGCCCTCCCACACAGCAGAGCCCCGGCCACAGACAGACGGCACCGACCACATCCAG GCCTCGATGTCCCTGTCGTCTGAGCAGTCCCCCGCCCCGTCCTCCTTGCCCTCTGCCTTCCCGCCCGTCTCCACCCCCCACAGCGGCGGCATCAATGTCAACGCAGCACCATTCCAGTCCATGCAAGCG GTGTTCAACCTGAACGCCCCCGTGCCCCCCACTAACGAAGCAGACAGTCTGAAGCAGAACCAGTTCCCCAGCGGCTACGGCCAGGGCTTCAGCAGCCAGGCGGAGCACTCCGTGGAGGAGCCTGACATCCAGCAGGACACTCTACAGTCCg CTGTAGGAGGCTTCCACACCCAAGATCAAGTGATGTCAGTGGCAGCGGGCCACCAGGTGCAGTCGTCCCAGGGGCCAGGCATTGGGCGGCAAGGCCAGTCCTTCTATAACAGCAGGGGGGGCGTGTCTCGCGGAGGCCCTAGGAACCCACGGGGCATGATCAATGGATACCGAGGATCCTCTAACGGCTTCAGAG GAGGATATGATGGCTATCGCCCTCCCTTCTCGAACACTCCAAACAATGGTTATGGGCAACAGGCCCAGTTCAGCACGGCGTCCCGGGACTACCCCAACAGCACCTACCAGCGG GAGGGATATCAGCCAGGCTACAAGCGGGGAGCAGTCCAGGGACCTCGGGGTTGCTCTCGAG GCCGGGGGGGACTGTTCAAGCCCAGCCGAGGGATGGTGACCCAAATGGTAGGACATCAAGCCAATTAG
- the LOC115113721 gene encoding caprin-1-like isoform X2 produces the protein MPSATVGNNAVQSSSPELGSGTQSEAMKQVLQVIDKKVRNMEKKKGKLDDYQAKKNKGERLNQDQLDALTKFQEVTNNLDFARELQKSFLSLGQEIQKAVKKSARREQLQREETEQRRLKTVLELQFLLDRLGDEQTRQDLKQPAAGSPLLTDADLTALDNFYKLVGPERDHDVRLTDQYDEASLHLWELLEGRDQAVAGTTYKALKETLDKVLLSGYFDRAQTHQNGTCEEEEQEEEEEQQQSVVHESSGSREQPAEPERTFTQEYTEAIEVEATEFVNRQFIPETTYSSTGNDQVEEWTAEVQVVNALQHQSPPQMTPEPHTVNPVSHTPDPVVRKQVVQDLMAQLQGTYNFMQDSMLEFDGHALDPAIVLAQPMKSAQSVVLQHMGQFHSESRLSQSSSVPESTHVPMVSSTSDGYSSTAPLYQPSHTAEPRPQTDGTDHIQASMSLSSEQSPAPSSLPSAFPPVSTPHSGGINVNAAPFQSMQAVFNLNAPVPPTNEADSLKQNQFPSGYGQGFSSQAEHSVEEPDIQQDTLQSAVGGFHTQDQVMSVAAGHQVQSSQGPGIGRQGQSFYNSRGGVSRGGPRNPRGMINGYRGSSNGFRGGYDGYRPPFSNTPNNGYGQQAQFSTASRDYPNSTYQREGYQPGYKRGAVQGPRGCSRGRGGLFKPSRGMVTQMVGHQAN, from the exons ATGCCTTCAGCAACAGTTGGCAACAATGCTGTTCAGTCCTCTAGCCCAGAGTTGGGTTCTGGAACCCAGTCTGAGGCCATGAAGCAGGTCCTGCAGGTGATAGACAAGAAGGTCCGCAACATGGAAAAGAAAAAG GGCAAGCTGGATGACTACCAGGCCAAGAAGAATAAAGGAGAACGGTTGAACCAGGATCAGCTG GATGCCTTGACCAAGTTCCAGGAAGTAACCAACAACCTGGATTTTGCAAGGGAGTTGCAGAAGAGCTTCCTGTCTTTGGGGCAAGAG ATCCAGAAGGCAGTGAAGAAGTCTGCCCGGAGGGAGCAGCTACAGCGGGAGGAGACGGAGCAGAGGCGTCTGAAGACTGTTCTGGAGCTGCAGTTCCTGCTTGACCGGCTGGGGGATGAGCAGACGAGGCAGGACCTGAAACAGCCCGCTGCAGGCTCCCCCCTGCTCACCGATGCTGACCTCACCGCACTGGACAATTTCTACAAGCTGGTGGGCCCTGAACGGGACCATGACGTCCG GTTGACTGACCAGTATGATGAGGCCTCCCTACACCTATGGGAACTGCtagagggcagagaccaggctgtgGCAGGAACCACAT ACAAGGCACTGAAGGAGACCCTGGACAAGGTGCTGCTGAGTGGCTATTTTGACAGAGCACAAACGCATCAGAACGGCACGTGTGAAGAAGAGGagcaagaagaagaggaggagcagCAGCAGTCTGTGGTGCATGAGTCATCTGGGAGCAGGGAGCAGCCCGCAGAACCAG AGCGAACATTTACGCAAGAATACACAGAGGCCATTGAAGTAGAAGCCACAGAG TTTGTAAACAGACAGTTCATTCCAGAAACCACATACAGCAGCACTGGCAATGACCAAGTAGAGGAGTGGACAGCAGAGGTCCAG GTGGTCAATGCCCTCCAGCACCAGTCTCCTCCCCAGATGACCCCCGAGCCCCACACTGTGAACCCAGTCTCCCACACGCCTGACCCCGTGGTCCGGAAGCAGGTCGTACAGGACCTCATGGCCCAGTTGCAGGGGACCTATAACTTCATGCAG GACTCCATGTTGGAGTTTGATGGCCATGCCCTGGACCCAGCCATCGTGTTGGCCCAGCCCATGAAGTCTGCACAGAGCGTGGTCCTGCAGCACATGGGTCAGT TTCATTCAGAATCAAGACTTTCTCAATCAAGCTCAGTTCCTGAATCTACACAC GTCCCCATGGTCTCCTCCACATCTGATGGCTACTCCTCCACAGCTCCCCTCTACCAGCCCTCCCACACAGCAGAGCCCCGGCCACAGACAGACGGCACCGACCACATCCAG GCCTCGATGTCCCTGTCGTCTGAGCAGTCCCCCGCCCCGTCCTCCTTGCCCTCTGCCTTCCCGCCCGTCTCCACCCCCCACAGCGGCGGCATCAATGTCAACGCAGCACCATTCCAGTCCATGCAAGCG GTGTTCAACCTGAACGCCCCCGTGCCCCCCACTAACGAAGCAGACAGTCTGAAGCAGAACCAGTTCCCCAGCGGCTACGGCCAGGGCTTCAGCAGCCAGGCGGAGCACTCCGTGGAGGAGCCTGACATCCAGCAGGACACTCTACAGTCCg CTGTAGGAGGCTTCCACACCCAAGATCAAGTGATGTCAGTGGCAGCGGGCCACCAGGTGCAGTCGTCCCAGGGGCCAGGCATTGGGCGGCAAGGCCAGTCCTTCTATAACAGCAGGGGGGGCGTGTCTCGCGGAGGCCCTAGGAACCCACGGGGCATGATCAATGGATACCGAGGATCCTCTAACGGCTTCAGAG GAGGATATGATGGCTATCGCCCTCCCTTCTCGAACACTCCAAACAATGGTTATGGGCAACAGGCCCAGTTCAGCACGGCGTCCCGGGACTACCCCAACAGCACCTACCAGCGG GAGGGATATCAGCCAGGCTACAAGCGGGGAGCAGTCCAGGGACCTCGGGGTTGCTCTCGAG GCCGGGGGGGACTGTTCAAGCCCAGCCGAGGGATGGTGACCCAAATGGTAGGACATCAAGCCAATTAG
- the LOC115113721 gene encoding caprin-1-like isoform X3, whose protein sequence is MPSATVGNNAVQSSSPELGSGTQSEAMKQVLQVIDKKVRNMEKKKGKLDDYQAKKNKGERLNQDQLDALTKFQEVTNNLDFARELQKSFLSLGQEIQKAVKKSARREQLQREETEQRRLKTVLELQFLLDRLGDEQTRQDLKQPAAGSPLLTDADLTALDNFYKLVGPERDHDVRLTDQYDEASLHLWELLEGRDQAVAGTTYKALKETLDKVLLSGYFDRAQTHQNGTCEEEEQEEEEEQQQSVVHESSGSREQPAEPERTFTQEYTEAIEVEATEFVNRQFIPETTYSSTGNDQVEEWTAEVQVVNALQHQSPPQMTPEPHTVNPVSHTPDPVVRKQVVQDLMAQLQGTYNFMQDSMLEFDGHALDPAIVLAQPMKSAQSVVLQHMVHSESRLSQSSSVPESTHVPMVSSTSDGYSSTAPLYQPSHTAEPRPQTDGTDHIQASMSLSSEQSPAPSSLPSAFPPVSTPHSGGINVNAAPFQSMQAVFNLNAPVPPTNEADSLKQNQFPSGYGQGFSSQAEHSVEEPDIQQDTLQSAVGGFHTQDQVMSVAAGHQVQSSQGPGIGRQGQSFYNSRGGVSRGGPRNPRGMINGYRGSSNGFRGGYDGYRPPFSNTPNNGYGQQAQFSTASRDYPNSTYQREGYQPGYKRGAVQGPRGCSRGRGGLFKPSRGMVTQMVGHQAN, encoded by the exons ATGCCTTCAGCAACAGTTGGCAACAATGCTGTTCAGTCCTCTAGCCCAGAGTTGGGTTCTGGAACCCAGTCTGAGGCCATGAAGCAGGTCCTGCAGGTGATAGACAAGAAGGTCCGCAACATGGAAAAGAAAAAG GGCAAGCTGGATGACTACCAGGCCAAGAAGAATAAAGGAGAACGGTTGAACCAGGATCAGCTG GATGCCTTGACCAAGTTCCAGGAAGTAACCAACAACCTGGATTTTGCAAGGGAGTTGCAGAAGAGCTTCCTGTCTTTGGGGCAAGAG ATCCAGAAGGCAGTGAAGAAGTCTGCCCGGAGGGAGCAGCTACAGCGGGAGGAGACGGAGCAGAGGCGTCTGAAGACTGTTCTGGAGCTGCAGTTCCTGCTTGACCGGCTGGGGGATGAGCAGACGAGGCAGGACCTGAAACAGCCCGCTGCAGGCTCCCCCCTGCTCACCGATGCTGACCTCACCGCACTGGACAATTTCTACAAGCTGGTGGGCCCTGAACGGGACCATGACGTCCG GTTGACTGACCAGTATGATGAGGCCTCCCTACACCTATGGGAACTGCtagagggcagagaccaggctgtgGCAGGAACCACAT ACAAGGCACTGAAGGAGACCCTGGACAAGGTGCTGCTGAGTGGCTATTTTGACAGAGCACAAACGCATCAGAACGGCACGTGTGAAGAAGAGGagcaagaagaagaggaggagcagCAGCAGTCTGTGGTGCATGAGTCATCTGGGAGCAGGGAGCAGCCCGCAGAACCAG AGCGAACATTTACGCAAGAATACACAGAGGCCATTGAAGTAGAAGCCACAGAG TTTGTAAACAGACAGTTCATTCCAGAAACCACATACAGCAGCACTGGCAATGACCAAGTAGAGGAGTGGACAGCAGAGGTCCAG GTGGTCAATGCCCTCCAGCACCAGTCTCCTCCCCAGATGACCCCCGAGCCCCACACTGTGAACCCAGTCTCCCACACGCCTGACCCCGTGGTCCGGAAGCAGGTCGTACAGGACCTCATGGCCCAGTTGCAGGGGACCTATAACTTCATGCAG GACTCCATGTTGGAGTTTGATGGCCATGCCCTGGACCCAGCCATCGTGTTGGCCCAGCCCATGAAGTCTGCACAGAGCGTGGTCCTGCAGCACATGG TTCATTCAGAATCAAGACTTTCTCAATCAAGCTCAGTTCCTGAATCTACACAC GTCCCCATGGTCTCCTCCACATCTGATGGCTACTCCTCCACAGCTCCCCTCTACCAGCCCTCCCACACAGCAGAGCCCCGGCCACAGACAGACGGCACCGACCACATCCAG GCCTCGATGTCCCTGTCGTCTGAGCAGTCCCCCGCCCCGTCCTCCTTGCCCTCTGCCTTCCCGCCCGTCTCCACCCCCCACAGCGGCGGCATCAATGTCAACGCAGCACCATTCCAGTCCATGCAAGCG GTGTTCAACCTGAACGCCCCCGTGCCCCCCACTAACGAAGCAGACAGTCTGAAGCAGAACCAGTTCCCCAGCGGCTACGGCCAGGGCTTCAGCAGCCAGGCGGAGCACTCCGTGGAGGAGCCTGACATCCAGCAGGACACTCTACAGTCCg CTGTAGGAGGCTTCCACACCCAAGATCAAGTGATGTCAGTGGCAGCGGGCCACCAGGTGCAGTCGTCCCAGGGGCCAGGCATTGGGCGGCAAGGCCAGTCCTTCTATAACAGCAGGGGGGGCGTGTCTCGCGGAGGCCCTAGGAACCCACGGGGCATGATCAATGGATACCGAGGATCCTCTAACGGCTTCAGAG GAGGATATGATGGCTATCGCCCTCCCTTCTCGAACACTCCAAACAATGGTTATGGGCAACAGGCCCAGTTCAGCACGGCGTCCCGGGACTACCCCAACAGCACCTACCAGCGG GAGGGATATCAGCCAGGCTACAAGCGGGGAGCAGTCCAGGGACCTCGGGGTTGCTCTCGAG GCCGGGGGGGACTGTTCAAGCCCAGCCGAGGGATGGTGACCCAAATGGTAGGACATCAAGCCAATTAG